A window of Branchiostoma floridae strain S238N-H82 chromosome 9, Bfl_VNyyK, whole genome shotgun sequence genomic DNA:
AAAAAGTCTCTGCTCAGTTTCACGTTCTTgttaaatataatattttatacaaatgtctgtcaaatatgATAATAGTGTTGACTCAGAACGTTGTCAAACATTATTCACGAAACATGAGCGCGcaaaagtaaagtaagtatTTAAAATGCTGTACTGTCCTTACAGGGAatcaatttttaaaacaaatatacATTTAGAATGTCTGGCTCTAAACATGAGGACGTAACAACAGATGTATGATCGCTTTAAAACCTAGGACCTTTACTTTACTAATTTGATGTTGCTAAACAATAAAAGTAATCCAACtattgttatctttttttttgtttttttagttaCACTAAAGAAGCGAAGATGTCGAAGCTGTGGATAATCCTTGCGTTCCTGTTTCTGGTTAGCCAGACAACGGTGCCAGGTAAGGTCATAAACCCCTATCTATATACAAGTTGACTGCATAATTATTACCATGTTTGATTTGGAAACAGTTATCAGGTTTATATTCCATATATTTTATGCATCGATTAAAATTACAATTGTTGGCACCCTCAAATCTAAACAGAAAAGATACAACGCCATGGAATAATGGAAAGTTGTAatttaaaaatatataataaaatCGGTATACTATCAAGTTGTGCGTATTTATCGGACGTTATTTAAATGTTACAAATCGATTTTTTCTTACGATGCTATTGTTGATATATAATTGTTACCATTGAGTAAGATTGtattccgagacagatggatgccaacagaCATTGACATTTGACACAAAGTAAAAATAAGACTTGATTTTTTTCCCTCTATGTTGAAATAGTTACCGGTAATCCAGTGGGTGGTGCTGGCGAAGCTGAAAGCACCACAGGAGGCTACTCGGCAAGCGTCTCTGACGAAGTTGATGGAGGAAGTGGGTCAGGATCCGACTCGGCAAGCGGCTCGGGTGACGACGATGCGGAAAGCGGGTCTGGGGGCGACTCGGCAAGCGGCTCAGGTGACGACGATGCGGGAAGCGGGTCAGGATCCGGCTCGGCAAGCGGCTCTGGTGACGAAGATGCGGGAAGCGGGTCAGGATCCGGCTCGGCAAGCGGCTCGGGTGACGACGATGCAGGAAGCGGGTCAGGATCCGGCTCCGCAAGCGGCTCGGGTGACGACGATGCGGGAAGCGGCTCCTCAAGCGACTCGAGTGAAGACGATTCGGGAAGCTGTTCTGCAAGCCCGGGGAGAGGTAGGGGCAGGTATGGAAGCTCCGGCAGTTCTTCTAACGA
This region includes:
- the LOC118422921 gene encoding cell wall protein IFF6-like — translated: MSKLWIILAFLFLVSQTTVPVTGNPVGGAGEAESTTGGYSASVSDEVDGGSGSGSDSASGSGDDDAESGSGGDSASGSGDDDAGSGSGSGSASGSGDEDAGSGSGSGSASGSGDDDAGSGSGSGSASGSGDDDAGSGSSSDSSEDDSGSCSASPGRGRGRYGSSGSSSNEVHYHIHIHNGCGSRGCSSRSCSKETHIHIHTEKCCGNGGDSGESEEDESEESAESEESGSEEDDASEESQSDENSESAGSESGGSGESAGSESGGSTESADEESGGSTDSAEEESGGSTDSADEESGDSTDSADEESGGSTEEAEEVPGGGTEEAEEVPGGGTEEAE